The following are from one region of the Burkholderiales bacterium genome:
- the pmbA gene encoding metalloprotease PmbA encodes MPSERFSYSPDRLKQIAQDVLLRAKEDGASACETDVSEGQGLSVTVRKNEVETIEHNRDKGVSVSVYLGKRRGHAGTSDFSPQALRDTVDAAISIARHTASDDCSGLADEKLLARETPDLDLYHPWQLSVEQAIELARGCEAAAFAVGKQVANSEGANVSVHQAQFVYANSLGFMGGFPSSRHSIGCAVIAGKDEAMQRDDWFAVARAPTDLEDAQSVGRKAGTRSVRRLGARKIVTVQAPVLFEAPVAAGLLGLFVAAASGGSLYRKSSFLLDSVGKRIFAPFVQIRELPHIKKGLASSAFDDEGVATRERDVVIDGVLHGYFLGSYSARKLGMQSTGNAGGNHNLILESGELDLNGLIKKMGKGLLVTELLGHGVNMVTGDFSNGAAGFWVEHGEIQYPVQEITIAGNLKDMFRGIAAVGRDRLVRGSRQCGSILIDNMTVAGD; translated from the coding sequence ATGCCCAGCGAACGCTTTTCCTATTCTCCGGACCGCCTCAAGCAAATCGCACAGGATGTTTTGCTCCGCGCTAAAGAGGACGGCGCAAGTGCCTGCGAGACTGATGTATCGGAAGGCCAGGGCTTGAGCGTCACGGTGCGCAAGAATGAAGTCGAAACCATAGAACACAACCGCGACAAAGGCGTGTCGGTGAGCGTTTATCTCGGCAAACGGCGCGGCCATGCCGGCACTTCGGATTTTTCGCCGCAAGCCCTGCGCGATACCGTGGATGCGGCGATTTCGATCGCGCGCCACACCGCCAGCGATGACTGCTCCGGTCTTGCCGATGAGAAACTGCTGGCGCGCGAGACACCTGATCTCGATCTTTATCATCCCTGGCAACTTTCGGTGGAGCAGGCGATTGAGCTGGCACGGGGGTGCGAGGCGGCGGCGTTTGCGGTGGGCAAGCAGGTAGCCAATTCCGAGGGCGCGAACGTTTCCGTGCATCAAGCGCAGTTTGTCTACGCCAACAGCCTCGGTTTCATGGGCGGGTTTCCCAGTTCGCGCCACAGCATCGGTTGCGCGGTGATTGCCGGCAAGGACGAAGCGATGCAGCGCGACGACTGGTTTGCCGTCGCGCGCGCGCCCACCGATCTGGAAGACGCGCAAAGTGTGGGAAGAAAAGCGGGAACGCGCAGCGTGCGGCGCCTCGGCGCGAGAAAAATCGTAACCGTGCAGGCGCCGGTGCTGTTCGAGGCGCCGGTTGCGGCGGGCCTGCTCGGCCTTTTCGTCGCGGCGGCAAGCGGCGGCAGCCTGTACCGCAAATCGTCTTTTCTGCTCGACAGCGTGGGCAAGCGAATCTTTGCACCTTTCGTGCAAATCAGGGAATTGCCGCATATAAAAAAGGGCCTTGCCAGCAGCGCGTTTGACGACGAAGGAGTGGCGACACGGGAGCGCGACGTGGTAATAGACGGCGTCCTGCACGGTTATTTTCTCGGCAGCTATTCAGCGCGCAAGCTGGGCATGCAATCCACCGGCAACGCCGGCGGCAACCATAATCTCATTCTCGAAAGCGGTGAGCTGGACTTAAACGGTCTCATCAAAAAAATGGGCAAGGGCTTGTTGGTCACGGAATTGCTGGGGCACGGTGTAAACATGGTGACGGGCGATTTCTCCAACGGTGCTGCGGGTTTCTGGGTGGAACACGGAGAAATCCAGTACCCGGTGCAGGAAATCACCATTGCCGGAAACCTTAAGGACATGTTCCGCGGCATTGCGGCAGTGGGCAGGGATAGGCTGGTGCGCGGCTCGCGGCAGTGCGGCTCGATTCTGATTGATAACATGACCGTCGCCGGGGATTAA
- a CDS encoding riboflavin synthase — MFAGIIEATGEISEVKPGGKGLRLTIGTTLDLSDIKVGDSIAVDGICLTVIACSVNSFNADVSRETLNCTAGFAQRGKVNLEKALRLSDRVNGHLVSGHVDGVGKVAKFERTGECYLLAVKAPRGLAKYISRKGSIAVNGVSLTVNKVEGGEFSVNLIPHTLASTNLRYLKRGAKVNLEADMLARYAEQLLMTKRK; from the coding sequence ATGTTTGCCGGCATCATCGAAGCAACGGGTGAAATCAGTGAGGTAAAGCCAGGCGGTAAAGGCCTGCGCCTCACCATTGGCACCACCCTGGATTTAAGCGATATCAAGGTAGGTGATAGCATCGCGGTGGATGGCATATGCCTGACGGTTATTGCCTGCTCTGTCAATTCATTCAACGCCGATGTGTCGCGGGAGACTTTGAATTGCACCGCGGGTTTCGCGCAACGTGGCAAGGTCAATCTGGAAAAAGCGCTGCGGCTATCCGACCGCGTCAACGGTCACCTGGTGAGCGGCCATGTGGACGGCGTGGGCAAGGTTGCAAAGTTTGAACGGACGGGCGAGTGTTATTTGCTGGCCGTCAAGGCACCGCGCGGGCTCGCCAAATACATCTCCCGCAAAGGTTCGATTGCGGTAAATGGCGTGAGCCTGACGGTAAACAAGGTCGAGGGCGGCGAATTCTCAGTCAACCTGATTCCGCACACACTAGCCTCGACCAACCTGAGATATTTGAAGCGCGGCGCCAAAGTGAACCTGGAAGCGGACATGCTGGCGCGTTACGCTGAACAGCTTCTGATGACAAAACGCAAATGA
- the yjgA gene encoding ribosome biogenesis factor YjgA codes for MDEPVSKTRRKKEMHALQDLGEQLVALNAGQLEQLELPESLHDAVITAGKINKFEARRRQMQYIGRLMREVDAAPIREQLEKWRGNSRSHRARLHLVEQWRERLLADEAALAELLQTYPQADSQRLRALIRNTQQEASVGKPPRNFHLLFYALQELIPDLR; via the coding sequence ATGGACGAACCGGTAAGCAAAACCAGGCGCAAAAAGGAAATGCATGCCCTGCAGGACCTGGGCGAGCAACTGGTGGCCTTGAATGCCGGGCAGCTTGAACAACTGGAGTTGCCGGAAAGCCTTCACGACGCGGTGATCACAGCGGGCAAAATCAACAAATTCGAGGCCCGCCGCCGCCAGATGCAGTATATTGGCAGGCTCATGCGCGAAGTGGATGCCGCGCCGATCCGCGAACAACTGGAAAAATGGCGCGGCAACTCGCGGAGCCACCGCGCGCGCTTGCACTTGGTGGAGCAATGGCGCGAACGGCTGCTCGCCGATGAAGCCGCGCTCGCGGAATTGTTGCAAACCTATCCGCAGGCCGACAGCCAGCGGCTGCGTGCGCTGATTCGCAACACGCAACAGGAAGCATCTGTCGGCAAGCCGCCGCGAAACTTCCACTTGTTGTTTTACGCCTTGCAGGAACTGATTCCCGATCTGCGCTAA
- the nusB gene encoding transcription antitermination factor NusB: MKDGEAGAGESTPRKTATKSRRRRSREFALQALYQWQLGGDSADVLEQQLREAKGFDKLDSAYFAELLRGVISAARELEKMLKPHLDRPIKELSPIEHGILLLAAYELVHRPEVPYKVVINEAVELAKSFGGTDGYKYVNGVLDKLAAEVRRTEIKVKA; the protein is encoded by the coding sequence ATGAAAGACGGCGAAGCCGGCGCCGGCGAAAGCACGCCGCGCAAGACCGCAACCAAAAGCCGCCGCCGGCGTTCGCGCGAGTTTGCGTTGCAGGCGCTCTACCAATGGCAGTTGGGGGGCGATAGCGCGGACGTTTTGGAGCAGCAGCTGCGTGAAGCAAAGGGTTTTGACAAGCTCGATTCGGCTTACTTTGCCGAACTTTTGCGCGGCGTGATTTCCGCCGCGCGCGAGCTGGAGAAGATGCTCAAGCCTCATCTCGACCGGCCGATCAAAGAACTCAGCCCCATCGAGCACGGCATTTTGCTATTGGCTGCTTACGAACTCGTGCATCGGCCGGAAGTGCCCTATAAAGTGGTCATCAACGAAGCGGTGGAACTGGCAAAATCCTTTGGCGGCACCGATGGGTACAAATATGTGAACGGCGTCCTCGACAAGCTTGCCGCCGAAGTGCGCAGGACAGAAATCAAGGTAAAAGCATAG
- a CDS encoding ATP-binding cassette domain-containing protein, translating to MSLALQEISLTHPGGNQALSKVSLSLERGERVAVIGPSGAGKTSLLRILATSLRPSQGEVRILGENPWRLSRAALRSLRSRIGMVHQAPPLPGRQRAVTTVLAGRLGRWPLWKSLASLLYPADIPGARALLARLEIGDRLFERCERLSGGQLQRVGIARVLYQQPELMLADEPVSAMDPALADRTVGELNREAVSRGITLVASLHAVDLALRWFPRIVGIKTGVVQFDLPPVRVSNALLENLYASENAAVPTQDNRPLAFEQGIRRKPLCF from the coding sequence TTGAGTCTTGCCCTGCAAGAAATCAGCCTCACGCACCCGGGCGGAAACCAGGCGCTTTCCAAGGTGAGCCTATCCTTGGAGAGGGGCGAGCGCGTCGCGGTGATTGGCCCTTCCGGCGCCGGCAAAACAAGCTTGCTGCGGATACTCGCGACTTCGTTGAGGCCAAGCCAGGGAGAAGTGCGGATTCTGGGCGAAAATCCGTGGCGGCTTTCACGCGCGGCGCTGCGTAGCCTCCGCTCGCGCATCGGCATGGTGCACCAAGCGCCGCCGCTGCCCGGGCGGCAACGTGCGGTCACCACGGTGCTTGCGGGCAGGCTCGGGCGCTGGCCGCTGTGGAAGTCGCTCGCTTCGCTGCTTTATCCTGCAGATATTCCGGGAGCGCGCGCGCTGCTGGCGCGACTTGAAATCGGCGACCGGCTGTTCGAGCGCTGCGAGCGCCTGTCGGGTGGACAGTTGCAACGCGTGGGCATCGCGCGCGTGCTTTACCAGCAGCCGGAACTGATGCTCGCCGACGAACCGGTTTCCGCCATGGATCCCGCTCTCGCCGACCGCACCGTGGGGGAACTGAACCGCGAAGCGGTGTCGCGCGGTATCACGCTCGTCGCCAGCTTGCACGCGGTGGACCTCGCCTTGCGCTGGTTTCCACGCATCGTCGGCATCAAAACCGGTGTGGTGCAATTCGATCTTCCGCCGGTGCGCGTATCAAACGCTTTACTCGAGAATCTCTACGCCAGCGAGAACGCCGCCGTTCCCACTCAGGACAACCGGCCGCTGGCATTTGAACAAGGCATACGGCGCAAGCCTTTATGCTTCTGA
- a CDS encoding class I SAM-dependent methyltransferase: MGGFKDHFSGHAAKYAQFRPHYPSGLFACLASLVSSRELAWDAATGNGQGALDLAPYFERVVGSDASSAQIKNAMPHPKVTYRVEPAEATKFEPQSVDLISVAQALHWLDLPKFYAEVKRVLKPEGVIAVWCYNLFRAAPDIDNIVLHFYRDLVGPHWPPERAHIETGYRHLEFPFAEINAPLFVMEVEWDMHELLGYLGTWSATQRYIKAEGHDPRRHIVGRLESVWGSPQAKRRIQWPLHLRAGKIT, translated from the coding sequence ATGGGCGGGTTCAAGGATCATTTCTCCGGCCATGCCGCCAAATATGCGCAGTTCCGGCCGCATTATCCTTCCGGGCTGTTCGCTTGTCTCGCTTCGCTTGTATCCTCTCGAGAACTTGCCTGGGATGCGGCGACCGGCAACGGGCAGGGGGCGCTGGATTTGGCGCCTTATTTCGAGCGGGTTGTGGGCAGCGACGCCAGCTCCGCGCAAATCAAAAACGCCATGCCGCATCCCAAAGTGACTTACCGTGTGGAACCCGCCGAAGCGACGAAGTTCGAGCCACAAAGCGTGGATTTAATCAGCGTAGCGCAGGCGCTGCACTGGCTGGATTTGCCGAAATTCTATGCCGAAGTCAAACGCGTGCTGAAGCCGGAGGGCGTGATTGCGGTGTGGTGCTACAACCTGTTCCGCGCCGCGCCCGACATTGATAACATCGTTCTGCATTTCTACCGTGACCTCGTCGGGCCCCATTGGCCGCCGGAGCGCGCACACATCGAAACCGGCTACCGGCATCTCGAATTTCCCTTTGCCGAAATCAATGCGCCTCTCTTCGTGATGGAAGTGGAGTGGGATATGCATGAGCTTCTGGGCTATCTCGGTACCTGGTCGGCGACGCAGCGCTACATCAAGGCCGAGGGCCATGACCCGCGCCGGCACATTGTCGGAAGACTGGAGTCGGTGTGGGGTTCCCCGCAAGCCAAACGGCGCATACAATGGCCGTTGCATTTGCGCGCAGGAAAGATCACATAA
- a CDS encoding putative selenate ABC transporter substrate-binding protein translates to MKAKLVAFCLFLFSTSLCADNVLRVSAIPDEAPTELVRKFAPLGQYLEKEVGMKVEWTPVTDYAAVVEALAAKKIDLAWLGGFTFVQARLRTGNAIPIAQRAEDEKFTSKFITSANSGINKLEDLKGKTFTFGSVSSTSGSLMPRYFLLQHGINPERDFKRVAYSGAHDATVAWVAAGKAEAGVLNASVWEKLVESGKVDTKQVKVFWTTPPYYDYNWTVRGDLDSKLVQKLTEAFLKLDPNNPAHKEIMGLQRASRFIPTRPENYKNIEKAARSAGFLK, encoded by the coding sequence ATGAAAGCCAAACTGGTTGCCTTTTGTTTGTTTCTCTTTTCCACCTCTCTTTGCGCCGATAATGTGCTGCGTGTTTCGGCGATCCCCGATGAAGCTCCAACCGAACTTGTGCGCAAGTTCGCGCCGCTGGGCCAATATCTGGAAAAAGAAGTCGGCATGAAGGTCGAGTGGACGCCGGTCACCGATTACGCTGCCGTGGTGGAAGCGTTGGCGGCGAAAAAAATCGACCTGGCCTGGCTCGGTGGCTTCACTTTCGTGCAGGCCCGGTTGCGCACCGGCAACGCGATTCCCATCGCGCAGCGCGCCGAGGATGAGAAATTCACCAGCAAATTCATTACCAGCGCAAACAGCGGCATCAACAAGCTGGAAGACCTGAAAGGCAAGACCTTCACCTTCGGCTCGGTCTCCTCGACTTCCGGCAGCCTCATGCCGCGCTATTTCCTGCTCCAGCACGGCATCAATCCCGAGCGCGATTTCAAGCGCGTCGCCTATTCCGGCGCGCATGATGCGACAGTGGCCTGGGTCGCTGCAGGCAAGGCCGAGGCCGGCGTGCTCAACGCTTCGGTGTGGGAAAAACTGGTCGAGTCGGGCAAAGTCGACACCAAGCAAGTGAAGGTGTTCTGGACCACGCCGCCCTACTACGACTATAACTGGACGGTGCGCGGCGATCTCGACTCCAAGCTCGTGCAGAAACTCACCGAGGCGTTCCTAAAGCTTGACCCAAACAACCCGGCGCACAAGGAAATCATGGGGCTGCAGCGCGCCTCGCGCTTCATTCCGACCCGGCCCGAAAACTACAAAAACATCGAGAAAGCCGCGCGCTCTGCGGGCTTTTTGAAATAA
- the ribD gene encoding bifunctional diaminohydroxyphosphoribosylaminopyrimidine deaminase/5-amino-6-(5-phosphoribosylamino)uracil reductase RibD, with protein sequence MFSPADHEFMAQALRLAEKGLYSTSPNPRVGCVMVRAGKIIGEGWHEKIGDPHAEILALNRAGEEARGATAYVTLEPCNHQGRTGPCTEALIKAAVARVVAAMQDPNPLVNGAGTTKLKTAGIQVESGLLENEASELNIGYVSRMTRGRPWVRMKIAASLDGKTALNNGKSRWITGEAARRDAHHWRARSCAVLTGIGTVKDDDPQLNVRHVSTPRQPVRVVVDSRLEISPSARVLQGGRVVIYCAVSDEQRAARLREKDVQLIALPNSEGKVELSQMMAHLAKLEVNEVLVEGGFKLNGSLLQAGLVDELLIYLAPHLIGDNARGMFHLSELGDLAGRCELKILDLRKVGEDMRVLARPA encoded by the coding sequence ATGTTTTCTCCCGCAGATCATGAGTTCATGGCGCAGGCGCTGCGCCTCGCTGAAAAAGGTTTGTACAGCACCAGTCCCAACCCACGCGTAGGTTGCGTGATGGTGCGCGCAGGCAAAATTATCGGCGAGGGTTGGCATGAAAAAATCGGCGATCCGCATGCTGAAATCCTTGCGCTCAATCGCGCGGGAGAGGAAGCGCGCGGCGCAACCGCCTATGTGACCCTCGAACCGTGCAACCACCAGGGGCGCACGGGGCCATGCACCGAAGCTTTGATTAAAGCCGCTGTGGCAAGAGTGGTGGCGGCGATGCAGGATCCCAATCCCCTGGTCAATGGCGCCGGTACCACCAAGCTTAAAACCGCCGGCATCCAGGTTGAGAGCGGTTTGCTGGAAAACGAAGCGAGCGAACTCAACATTGGCTATGTTTCGCGCATGACCCGCGGCCGCCCCTGGGTGCGCATGAAAATCGCCGCAAGCCTGGACGGCAAGACCGCGCTCAACAACGGCAAAAGCCGATGGATTACCGGCGAAGCCGCGCGGCGCGACGCGCATCACTGGCGCGCGCGTTCCTGCGCGGTGTTGACCGGCATCGGCACGGTGAAAGACGATGACCCGCAATTGAATGTGCGGCATGTGAGCACCCCGCGGCAGCCCGTTCGCGTCGTGGTGGACAGCCGGCTGGAGATTTCTCCTTCGGCCAGAGTTCTGCAAGGCGGCAGAGTTGTGATTTATTGTGCAGTCAGTGACGAGCAAAGAGCGGCCCGGCTGCGCGAAAAAGACGTGCAGCTGATTGCCCTGCCCAATAGCGAGGGCAAGGTCGAGCTTTCTCAAATGATGGCACATCTGGCGAAGCTGGAAGTAAATGAAGTGCTGGTGGAGGGCGGCTTCAAGCTCAATGGCTCGCTGTTGCAAGCGGGGCTGGTAGATGAGTTGTTGATTTATCTCGCGCCGCATCTGATTGGCGATAATGCGCGCGGCATGTTTCATCTTTCCGAACTCGGCGACCTCGCCGGCCGGTGCGAACTTAAGATCCTTGATCTGCGCAAGGTGGGCGAGGACATGCGCGTGCTGGCGCGTCCGGCTTGA
- the glyA gene encoding serine hydroxymethyltransferase, which produces MSFSIQNTLANIDPELWQAICAENQRQEDHIELIASENYASPAVLQAQGSVLTNKYAEGYPGKRYYGGCEFVDIAEQLAIDRVKALFNAEYANVQPHSGSQANQAVYLSVLKPGDTILGMSLAHGGHLTHGAAVNFSGKIFNAVTYGLHPKTEEIDYDEVQRLAKQHKPKMIIAGASAYAPVIDWKRFREIADSVGAYLFVDMAHYAGLVAAGYYPNPVGIADFVTSTTHKTLRGPRGGFILTSKEEHAKAINSTIFPGIQGGPLMHVIAAKAVAFKEAMSKEFKQYQELVIDNARVMAKVLQNRGVRIVSGRTDCHLFLVDLRAKKITGKDAESALGRAHITVNKNAIPNDPQKPFVTSGVRIGTPAMTTRGFQEIEAEQLSNLIADVLEAPNDQKVIARVAGEVKTMCAKFPVYGK; this is translated from the coding sequence ATGTCCTTTTCCATACAAAATACTCTGGCCAATATCGACCCGGAATTGTGGCAGGCGATTTGCGCCGAAAACCAGCGCCAGGAAGATCACATAGAGCTGATTGCCTCGGAAAATTATGCCAGCCCGGCCGTATTACAGGCGCAGGGTTCGGTGCTCACCAACAAGTATGCCGAGGGCTATCCCGGCAAGCGCTACTATGGCGGCTGCGAGTTCGTGGACATCGCCGAACAACTGGCGATTGACCGCGTGAAAGCGCTGTTCAATGCCGAATACGCCAACGTGCAGCCGCACTCCGGCAGCCAGGCCAACCAGGCGGTTTACCTCTCGGTATTGAAACCGGGCGACACCATTCTCGGCATGTCGCTGGCGCACGGCGGGCACCTCACGCACGGCGCGGCGGTGAACTTCAGCGGCAAAATCTTCAACGCCGTTACTTATGGCTTGCATCCCAAAACCGAGGAAATTGACTACGACGAAGTGCAACGGCTGGCAAAACAGCACAAACCGAAAATGATCATCGCCGGCGCCTCAGCCTACGCGCCGGTAATCGACTGGAAGCGCTTCCGTGAAATCGCCGATTCCGTGGGCGCTTATTTGTTCGTGGACATGGCGCATTACGCCGGATTGGTCGCGGCGGGCTATTATCCCAATCCGGTGGGCATTGCGGATTTTGTTACCAGCACGACGCACAAGACACTACGTGGACCGCGCGGCGGGTTCATCCTCACCAGCAAGGAAGAACACGCCAAGGCGATTAACTCCACCATTTTCCCGGGCATTCAGGGCGGGCCGCTGATGCACGTGATTGCCGCCAAGGCGGTCGCGTTCAAGGAAGCGATGAGCAAGGAATTTAAGCAATACCAGGAACTGGTGATAGACAACGCGCGGGTGATGGCTAAGGTGCTGCAAAACCGCGGCGTGCGCATTGTCTCGGGACGCACCGACTGCCATTTGTTCCTGGTGGACCTGCGCGCCAAGAAAATCACCGGCAAGGACGCTGAAAGCGCGCTGGGGCGGGCGCATATCACGGTCAACAAGAACGCCATTCCCAACGATCCGCAGAAGCCTTTCGTCACCAGCGGCGTGCGCATCGGCACGCCGGCGATGACCACGCGCGGCTTCCAGGAAATCGAAGCCGAGCAGTTGTCGAACCTGATCGCCGACGTGCTTGAAGCGCCGAACGACCAGAAAGTCATTGCACGCGTGGCGGGAGAAGTAAAAACGATGTGCGCTAAATTCCCGGTCTATGGGAAATAA
- the mog gene encoding molybdopterin adenylyltransferase → MNDELLIGLVSISDRAAQGVYQDQGIPALREWFAAALTNPWKIVSRLIPDEQAQIEATLKELVDQAGCHLVLTTGGTGPAPRDVTPEATLAVADKVIPGFGEAMRAVSLKYVPTAILSRQVCVIRKQALILNLPGQPKAIKETLDGIFAAVPYCIDLIGGPYIETHEAVIKVFRPKSAIRPKP, encoded by the coding sequence ATGAATGATGAGCTTCTAATTGGCCTGGTCTCCATCAGCGACCGCGCCGCGCAGGGCGTGTATCAGGATCAGGGCATTCCCGCGCTGCGGGAATGGTTTGCCGCGGCGCTGACCAATCCCTGGAAAATAGTGTCGCGCCTCATCCCCGACGAGCAAGCGCAAATCGAGGCAACGCTGAAAGAACTGGTGGATCAAGCCGGCTGTCATCTGGTGCTCACCACCGGCGGCACCGGGCCGGCGCCGCGCGATGTCACGCCCGAAGCCACGCTGGCGGTGGCGGACAAGGTGATACCGGGATTCGGCGAAGCGATGCGCGCAGTGAGCTTGAAATACGTGCCCACTGCCATTCTGTCGCGTCAGGTCTGCGTCATCCGCAAACAAGCGCTGATACTCAATCTTCCCGGCCAGCCGAAAGCCATCAAGGAAACGCTGGATGGAATTTTCGCCGCCGTTCCGTATTGTATCGATCTCATCGGCGGGCCGTATATCGAAACCCACGAGGCCGTAATCAAGGTGTTCCGTCCGAAATCGGCGATTCGTCCCAAGCCCTAA
- the ribH gene encoding 6,7-dimethyl-8-ribityllumazine synthase, whose translation MKKIEKDLNGKNLRIGIVMSRFNAEISDKLLAACTTALLKHGVSENDITLVSVPGALEIPLALQKMANTGKFDALIALGAVIRGETYHFEIVADQSANGVASVQLDAGVPVANGILTTDNEKQAQARIQRKGADAAEVAIEMANLLRRLDEK comes from the coding sequence ATGAAGAAGATAGAAAAAGACTTAAACGGCAAAAATCTGCGAATCGGCATTGTTATGAGCCGCTTCAACGCTGAAATCAGCGATAAACTGCTTGCGGCCTGCACGACTGCGTTGCTCAAACATGGTGTGAGTGAAAACGACATTACGCTGGTCAGTGTTCCCGGGGCGCTGGAAATTCCGCTGGCGCTGCAAAAAATGGCGAATACCGGAAAATTCGACGCGCTGATTGCGCTGGGCGCGGTGATCCGCGGCGAAACCTATCATTTCGAAATCGTGGCCGACCAGTCGGCCAATGGTGTGGCGTCGGTGCAGCTCGATGCCGGCGTCCCGGTGGCGAACGGCATCCTCACCACCGATAACGAAAAACAGGCGCAGGCCCGAATACAGCGGAAGGGCGCCGATGCTGCGGAAGTGGCGATTGAAATGGCCAACCTGCTGCGCCGTCTGGATGAAAAATGA
- the nrdR gene encoding transcriptional regulator NrdR: MKCPFCNAQDTQVVDSRVNEEGTSVRRRRRCVSCMKRFTTYETVELRLPQIIKHNGTRTEFDRNRLHTGFMRALHKRPVSAERVDEAIDRVTQKLLSLGEREVPSRLIGELVMKELYKMDKVAYIRFASVYRSFQDVEDFRDVIEEVQQPAKSRSRRRKAD; the protein is encoded by the coding sequence ATGAAGTGCCCTTTCTGCAATGCGCAAGACACCCAGGTGGTAGATTCGCGGGTGAACGAGGAAGGCACCAGCGTGCGCCGGCGCCGGCGCTGCGTTTCGTGCATGAAGCGGTTTACCACGTACGAAACCGTGGAATTGCGCCTGCCGCAGATCATCAAGCACAACGGCACGCGTACCGAATTCGACCGCAACCGGCTGCATACCGGCTTCATGCGCGCGCTGCACAAGCGGCCGGTTTCGGCCGAGCGGGTGGATGAAGCGATAGACCGGGTGACGCAAAAGCTGTTGAGCCTGGGCGAGCGCGAAGTGCCGTCACGGCTGATAGGCGAATTGGTGATGAAGGAACTCTATAAAATGGACAAGGTCGCCTACATCCGCTTCGCGTCGGTGTATCGTAGCTTCCAGGATGTCGAGGATTTTCGCGACGTAATTGAAGAAGTGCAACAACCCGCCAAAAGCCGCTCACGCCGCCGCAAGGCGGATTAA
- the ribBA gene encoding bifunctional 3,4-dihydroxy-2-butanone-4-phosphate synthase/GTP cyclohydrolase II, protein MSAGISSIQDIIADVRAGRMVILVDEEDRENEGDLLLAAEFATPEAINFMAKHGRGLICLTLTEERCRQLNLPLMVVQNRSSLGTNFTASIEAREGVTTGISAADRARTIQVAVKKDANPEDIAQPGHVFPLMAQQGGVLARAGHTEAGCDLAQLAGLEPAAVICEVLKDNGDMARLADLLEFARQHQLKIGTIADLIHYRSRTESLVTRVLERMMNTPHGKFKLIAYRDKTANATHLVLLKGEIAPGRETLVRVHEPLSVMDLLDISAGGHSWSIHDALRKIAGSPCGVMVLLHRPESAEELLVRAKPHAADKKPAKTDLRNYGIGMQILKDLKVTKMRLLAAPRKMPSMAGFGLEVSGYELPDKN, encoded by the coding sequence ATGAGTGCAGGCATTTCTTCCATTCAGGACATCATCGCCGATGTGCGTGCCGGCCGGATGGTGATTCTCGTCGACGAAGAGGACCGCGAGAACGAAGGCGATCTTTTGCTGGCCGCCGAATTTGCCACACCCGAGGCCATCAACTTCATGGCCAAGCACGGCCGCGGCCTGATTTGCCTGACATTGACCGAGGAGCGCTGCCGTCAACTTAATCTGCCCTTGATGGTCGTGCAAAACCGTTCGTCGCTCGGCACCAACTTTACCGCCTCTATCGAAGCGCGCGAAGGCGTGACTACCGGCATTTCCGCCGCCGACCGGGCGCGCACCATTCAAGTGGCGGTGAAAAAAGATGCCAACCCTGAAGACATCGCCCAGCCGGGACATGTTTTCCCCCTAATGGCGCAGCAAGGCGGGGTATTGGCGCGCGCGGGCCATACCGAGGCGGGCTGCGATCTGGCGCAGCTTGCCGGTTTGGAGCCGGCGGCGGTGATCTGCGAAGTTCTGAAAGACAACGGCGATATGGCGCGGCTTGCCGATTTGCTCGAATTCGCCAGACAGCATCAATTGAAAATCGGCACCATCGCCGATTTGATTCATTACCGCAGCCGCACCGAATCGCTGGTGACGCGCGTATTGGAACGCATGATGAATACGCCGCACGGCAAATTCAAGCTGATTGCCTATCGCGACAAGACGGCGAACGCAACCCATCTCGTGCTGTTAAAAGGCGAGATCGCTCCCGGTCGGGAAACCTTGGTGCGGGTGCACGAGCCGCTCTCGGTCATGGATTTGCTTGATATCAGCGCGGGCGGACATTCGTGGAGCATTCATGATGCGCTGAGAAAAATCGCCGGCAGCCCGTGCGGCGTAATGGTGCTGCTGCACCGACCCGAATCGGCCGAAGAACTGCTGGTGCGGGCAAAGCCGCATGCCGCGGACAAAAAACCGGCGAAAACCGATTTGCGCAACTACGGCATCGGCATGCAGATTCTCAAGGATCTCAAGGTCACCAAAATGCGGTTGCTAGCCGCGCCGCGCAAGATGCCGAGCATGGCGGGCTTCGGTCTTGAGGTTTCCGGCTACGAATTGCCTGATAAAAACTGA